One part of the Rhodococcus oxybenzonivorans genome encodes these proteins:
- a CDS encoding metal ABC transporter ATP-binding protein, giving the protein MTELSSTNTEHSSRIPAVELTGARLSFGARTLWQHLDLTVEPGEFVAVLGPNGSGKTSLLKVLLGQLGLDSGTARIAGSPARAGNSNVGYIPQQKSLDDGLPLRGRDLVGLGVDGHRWGTGLLRRGQRRAIVDAAIAEVGAESYADAPVGSLSGGEQQRLRIAQALVGDPQILLCDEPLLSLDLANQSLVSSLIDRRRRTHDTAVLFVTHEINPILPLVDRVLYLVDGQFRIGTPDEVMTSEVLSELYRTEVEVLHVRGRLIVIGTGDAIDALGSAGGLRPGEGVHHTCEEHA; this is encoded by the coding sequence GTGACGGAACTCTCTTCGACGAACACCGAACACAGCAGTCGCATCCCCGCAGTCGAACTGACGGGGGCGCGACTGTCTTTCGGCGCACGCACTTTGTGGCAGCATCTCGATCTCACCGTCGAGCCCGGCGAGTTCGTCGCCGTCCTCGGACCCAACGGCTCCGGCAAGACGTCACTGCTCAAGGTGTTGCTCGGGCAGCTGGGCCTCGATTCCGGGACTGCGAGGATCGCGGGATCACCGGCCCGAGCCGGAAACTCGAACGTCGGGTACATCCCGCAGCAGAAGTCGCTCGACGACGGGCTTCCCCTCCGGGGACGTGACCTCGTCGGTCTCGGTGTCGACGGCCACCGTTGGGGAACCGGGCTGCTGCGCCGGGGACAGCGCCGGGCGATCGTGGACGCGGCGATTGCCGAGGTCGGTGCCGAAAGTTACGCCGACGCACCCGTCGGCTCGCTGTCCGGCGGCGAGCAGCAGCGGTTACGCATCGCTCAGGCACTCGTCGGAGATCCGCAGATACTGCTGTGCGACGAACCTCTCCTCAGTTTGGACCTGGCCAATCAGAGTCTCGTGTCGAGCCTCATCGATCGGCGGCGACGCACGCACGACACCGCGGTGTTGTTCGTCACCCACGAAATCAATCCCATTCTGCCGCTGGTCGACCGGGTGCTGTACCTCGTCGACGGCCAATTCCGAATCGGCACACCGGACGAGGTGATGACCTCCGAGGTGCTGTCCGAGCTGTATCGCACCGAAGTCGAGGTCCTGCACGTGCGGGGACGTCTCATCGTGATCGGCACCGGCGACGCCATCGACGCACTCGGCAGCGCCGGCGGACTTCGCCCCGGCGAAGGTGTGCATCACACGTGCGAGGAACACGCATGA
- a CDS encoding metal ABC transporter permease, with translation MSNKFTDAMSHLFDVSATIDLLQYDFVQQALIAGAILGLLAGVIGPLIVSRQMSFAVHGTSELSLTGASAALLVGISVGAGAIVGSVVAAILFGLLGAKARDRDSVIGVIMAFGLGLSVLFIWSYEGRTGTSFSLLIGQIVAPGNSGLALLLLCAVVVIGVLALIYRPLLFASTDPDVAEARGVPVRALSIVFAVLVGITAALGVQIVGALLVMALLITPAAAAAFVTASPVKATILSIVFAELAAVGGILLSLAPGVPVSSFVTTISFVIYLICRLGGSRRRKNTGRVAAHTH, from the coding sequence ATGAGCAACAAGTTCACCGATGCGATGTCGCACCTGTTCGATGTGTCCGCCACCATCGACCTCTTGCAGTACGACTTCGTTCAGCAGGCATTGATCGCCGGCGCCATCCTCGGTTTGCTGGCAGGCGTCATCGGGCCCCTGATCGTGAGCAGGCAGATGTCGTTCGCGGTTCACGGGACCAGCGAGCTGTCGCTGACCGGTGCGTCGGCCGCACTGCTCGTCGGTATCAGTGTGGGTGCGGGCGCCATCGTCGGTTCCGTCGTGGCTGCGATCTTGTTCGGCTTACTCGGAGCGAAGGCACGCGACCGCGACTCGGTGATCGGCGTGATCATGGCCTTCGGTCTGGGCCTGTCCGTGCTGTTCATCTGGTCGTACGAAGGTCGTACCGGCACGAGCTTCTCTTTGCTGATCGGTCAGATCGTGGCGCCCGGAAACAGTGGGCTTGCGCTGCTGCTGCTCTGCGCTGTCGTGGTGATCGGGGTTCTCGCCCTCATCTACCGGCCTCTACTGTTCGCCAGCACTGACCCCGACGTCGCCGAGGCGCGCGGGGTGCCGGTGCGTGCACTGTCGATCGTGTTCGCCGTGCTCGTCGGCATCACCGCGGCCCTCGGCGTGCAGATCGTCGGGGCGTTGCTCGTGATGGCTCTGCTCATCACGCCCGCGGCGGCTGCCGCCTTCGTCACGGCGAGCCCGGTGAAAGCGACCATTCTGTCGATCGTCTTCGCGGAACTCGCGGCAGTGGGCGGCATTCTGCTGTCCCTGGCCCCCGGAGTCCCCGTCTCGAGTTTCGTGACGACAATCTCCTTCGTGATTTACCTGATCTGCCGCCTCGGTGGCTCCAGGCGTCGGAAGAACACGGGACGCGTCGCCGCGCACACGCACTGA